The Acinetobacter wuhouensis genome includes the window AATATCATACGGTGCAACGGTTACATTGATGTCTAAACCTGATTTTTCAAAAGCTTCGGCAAAAGTCACATCACCTAGATTTTCTACAAGAAATTTTTTGAGATAACGTACATCCGCAAAACCACCATTTCCTTTGAGTAATTCTTTTACACTACGGAAATGAAACGCTTCGCTATAGAACTGATCACCGGTTAAAAGATTCGGAATTTCACTCGGCTCATTGACACCTAACATCGCTGTCATGATTGCACCCGCACTTGAGCCAGACAATACTTTTGGCATTAAATCTTGTTCCATCAGCGCCTTACACACACCACTGTGGAATAAACCTAATGTTGCACCACCTGAAAACATCAGTGCAGGCTGACCATAGGCCTTTTCACAATTTTCAAAAAAGCTTTTCTTACTGTCTAAACACAATTCTTGGCAACTTTCAGAAGCAATAAAAGCAAGGCTTTTGCTCACTTCATCAATATAATCTTCAATCAGTTTTTTGGTACCGACATAGGCATGTGCAAACAACATCGGATGCCCAATATTTGCAACGTCATGACTAAATCCTTCACGTAGGATATACATCAAATCTTGAGTACGACCTTGTTGGCGATACCGACGTAATAAATTTAAACGATGGGAAATAATCTCAGCATCAAAATACGGTGAGCTATTATCCAGTTTCCACTCTTGCGCACCTGTTTCAGAGTCTAGCTTTAAAGCAATGGACTTCCATTCCTCGTAGCATTCAGCATGCGCCAAATTTCTTTTTAGTTTTTTTATACGATAAGCCTGATGTGGATTTAAATCTTGGGTAAGTTCTAATAACATTTTCTAATATTCCTTTGATTTTAATCCGAGGATGAGTCACACATCATTCAACTATGCTTAAAAATCACGTGAGAATCAATCACCTTCAGTCATTTAATTCTTGCTCGTCCTTTTAATTATCGCCTATTGAGATTAGATCAATAAAAATACTGTGTTAATATTGGAGCAATCTCTCATCAAATGTAATTTTCAAAATATAGCGAACGGACATGGCAACTATCGATTTACCTGACAATATCATTGCACAATTATCTACTGTTTTAAGCCAATTACAGCAAGTCTTACCAGAACCCAAACAACCCACTGATTTTGAAGCAATCGCGTTTAGATGGCATGAAAAACAGCTCAAAGCGATTTACAATCCTAAAGCGGTTCTATTGGAAGACCTCAAAGGGATTGAACGCCAAACAGCTAAAATCATTCAGAACACCGAACAGTTTCTAAATGGTCTTCCTGCCAATGATATTTTACTCACAGGTTCTCGTGGTACGGGTAAATCTTCCATTGTTCGTTCACTATTGACTAAGTATGCAGATCAAGGTTTACGTTTAATTGAAATTGAACGTGATGATTTATCAGAATTACCTGAAATTCAAAAAATCATCAAAGATCGCCCTGAAAAGTTTATTGTCTATTGTGATGATTTAGCGTTTAACGCAGAAGATGAAAATTATCGTAGTTTAAAAAGTGTTTTAGATGGTTCACTCCAATCAGGTTCAAGCAACTTTGTGATTTATGCGACCAGTAACCGCCGTCATTTATTGCCTGAATTTATGCATGAAAATACCCCAGTGACCAAAGTTGATGTGCCGCAATACAAAGAACTACACCCTCAAGAAGCGATTGAAGAAAAAATTTCTCTATCGGATCGTTTTGGTCTATGGCTGTCGTTCTATCCAATGGATCAGCAACTTTATCTTGAAATTGTGGAACATTATTTGGCGAAAGAAAATATTTCATTTACAGACGAAGTTCGTGCCGAAGCTTTAAGATGGTGTCAAGCACGTGGACAACGTTCAGGACGTGCTGCTTATCAATTTTCAAAACATTGGATTGGTTCAGAACGTTTAAAGGCTTTTATAATTGTTACACCGTAATATGAAAAATATATTTTACTTCTTGATAAAGTGGATACGCGATAACGTCATCCGCAATTGTTTGAGGCAGGACTACGTTTGGTTAGCTATGTTTCTGCGATGTATTTAATATTTTGACGGAAGTGGACGAGTTCTGCGGATGACAATGGTTTTGCCTACTTTTCCCGAAAGAAAAGTAGGTCGAGCCGAAGGCTAACCCCTAAATCAAAACTTCTGATGCAAGACTCTGCAAAATAGAATTAAAAAACTTTTTAAACATGGGTACTTATTTTCAAGTACACAATATCAGTCAATAATTTGAATGATGGTTTAACATTCAAATAACCCTCCCATATTTCATATATAAAAAGTTATGAATAAATTTCAATCACTTAAAACAAAAATCTCGATTCAATAGGAATATTATATTTCCGCACATCATAGATTAAGCATGATAAAATACTTCACAGTTTTAAATAGGATTGGTCTATGCAGTTTGTTCATCTTGGTATTCATACCGAATTTTCGATTACAGAATCGATCGTACGTATACCTGATCTGATAAAAGCTGCTGCATCAGACGAAATGCCTGCATTAGCGATCACAGACCTATCCAACCTACATGCCGCAGTCAAATTCTATAACAAAGCAATGGGCAAAGGCATCAAACCCATTTTTGGTAGTGTCATTCGCTTAAACGATGCTAATCACAAAGCGACTTTACTCGCAATGACCAATAAAGGCTGGCGTGGACTGACTGAAATCGTCTCACGTGGTTTTATTGAGGGACAACAACTCTCAATTCCCTGCATCCAAAAAGATTGGGTACTAGAACAATCACAAGACATTATCGTCCTGCTTGGCTTACATAGTGATGTCGGTGAAATGCTACTTTCAGCCTACCCTGAAAAAGCAGAACCACTACTTGAAGAATGGATCGAAAAATTTGGTAATCGGGTCTATTTAGCATTAACACGTACAGGACGCCCACAAGAAGAAAGTTTTAACATCGAAGCGGTTAAATTGGCTTCTAAATATGGCATCGGTGTGGTTGCACACAATGATGTTCACTTCATCACCGCGGAAGATTTTGAAGCACACGAAGCGCGTGTTTGTATCGCAGATGGTTATGTACTAGGTGACGATAAACGCCCTAAAAATTATAGCCCTGAACAATACTTCAAAACCTCCGCTGAAATGACTGAATTATTTGCGGATATACCAAGTGCGATTGAAAATACACTTGAAATTGCTAAACGCTGTACAGTGTCTTTACGTTTAGGTTTCCATGACTTACCAGACTATCCAATTCCTGAAGGTCACACCATTCACTCCTACTTCGAGCACTTGTCCGAGGTCGGTTTAGAAGAACGCCTGGATGTACTATACCCTGTAGAAAAACGTGATGAAGACTGGGCTGAAATTCGTAAACCTTATGATGAACGTCTTGCCTATGAGCTTGGCATCATCAATAAAATGGATTTCCCTGGCTACTTCCTGATCGTAATGGACTTTATTGGATGGTCAAAAAACAATGGTGTCCCAGTTGGACCTGGTCGTGGTTCTGGTGCAGGCTCACTCGTTGCATACAGTTTAAAAATTACCGACTTAGACCCGCTACGTTATGACCTCCTGTTCGAACGTTTCTTAAACCCAGAACGTGTTTCCATGCCCGACTTTGACGTCGATTTCTGTATCGCAGGTCGTGATAAAGTCATCGACTATGTAGCACGTCACTATGGACGTGATGCCGTTTCACAGATTGCAACATTTGGTACGATGGCAGCTAAAGGTGCAATTCGAGATGTTGCCCGCGTATTGGGTAAATCCTATGGTTTGGCAGACCGTATTTCAAAAATGATTCCAACCAAACCTTTAGGTTTAAGTTTGGAAGAATCATTGGAAGCTGAACCACAACTCAAAGACATCGTCACCAATCCATCCAACCCAGATAACGATGATGCAGCCGAAATTTGGGAAATGGCGCTTAAACTAGAAGGGATTACTCGTAACACAGGTAAACATGCGGGCGGTGTGGTTATTGCCCCTACGAAGATTACTGATTATTCCGCTGTATTATGTGAAGCCGATGGTACAGGTCGTGTTGCTCAATTTGATAAAGATGATGTTGAAGCTGCTGGCTTAGTTAAATTCGACTTCTTGGGTCTACGTAACTTAACTGTGATTGAAGATGCTGTTCAAAATATTAATAAGCGTGTCAAATCTGAAACACCGCTTGATATTGCGCATATTCCATTAGATGACCCTGAATCTTATGCTGTATTTGCTGATGCAAATACTACTGCGGTATTCCAGTTTGAATCCGTGGGCATGAAAAAAATGCTCAAAGAAGCACGCCCAAGTAAATTTGAAGAAATTATCGCCTTCGTATCTTTATACCGTCCAGGTCCAATGGATCTAATTCCTGACTTTATCCATCGTATGCACGGTGGTGAGTTTGAATACCTGCACCCATTACTTGAAAGTGTACTTGAACCGACATACGGCATCATGGTGTACCAAGAGCAGGTGATGCAAGCGGCACAGTTCTGTGCAGGCTATACCCTCGGTGGTGCAGATTTACTGCGTCGTGCCATGGGTAAAAAGAAAGTCGAGGAAATGGTCAAACAACGTGCCACCTTTATTGAAGGTGCTGCGAAAAAAGATATTGATGAAGGCACAGCCAACCATATCTTTGACTATATGGAAAAATTCGCAGGCTATGGTTTTAACAAATCACATGCTGCCGCGTATGCCCTCGTTGCCTATCAAACCGCTTGGCTGAAAGCGCACTACCCTTCTGAATTTATGGCTGCGGTCATGTCTTCGGAAATGCAGAATACGGACAATATTGTCTTCTTGATCGATGACTGTCGAATCAACAATTTAAAAGTTTTACCGCCTTCTGTGAATATGTCGTTCTATCAATTCCATGCCAGTGATGCAGAAACTATTATCTATGGTTTAGGCGCGATCAAAGGTGTCGGTGAAGCTGCAATGCAGTCGGTGATTGATTCACGTGAACAAGATGGAGAATTTAAAGACCTCTTTGATTTCTGCCATCGCATAGATTTGAAGAAAATCAATAAACGAACTTTAGAGGCTTTGATTCGTGCCGGTGCTTTAGACTGTTTAGGTATTGAACGTTCAAGTTTGATGGCACAATTACCAGAAGCTGTTCAAGCGGCAGAACAAGCACGTTCAAACCGTGAAACTGGCATCATGGATTTATTTGGTGAAGTTGAAGAAGTTCAACGTAAACCAGCCAAACCTGTAAAACCATGGTCAGATGAAGTTCGGCTCAAAGGTGAAAAAGATACCTTAGGTTTATATTTAACAGGTCATCCGATTGATGTTTATCGTGCAGAATTAAAAGCATTTATTCCGCATAAAATCAATGAACTCACGCCTACACGCCGTGGTGTAACGACTGTTTTTGCAGGTTTAGTGGTCGATGTAGCCAACTTCCCGAACCGTATGATGATCACCTTAGATGATGGTACTGCGCGTATCGAAGTCTCGGCGAATCACGAACGTTTCCAACGCTTCAAAGATATTATTCAAAATGAAAAAGTGGTGGTCATCGAAGGTGAAATTTATGAACGTGAAGGTTTTGATCGCCCAATGGGACGCTTAACCAAAGCATTCACCTTAAATGAAATCCGTCAAAAACGTGTCAATCACATCGAACTTAAACTTCAACCTGAAGTTATTAGTAAAACTTTAGTTTCTGATCTGCAAAAGATTCTATTACCTTTCTGTAATGTCGATATGTGTCAGCATATTCCAATGCAAATATTGATGGACTATGACTACGCAACTGCTGATTTGCATTTAGGACAACAATGGAAAGTCGCGCCTTTGGATGATTTACTGTCAAAATTACGTGATTATTTTGGCAAAGAATCTATTCATCTTGAATACCATGTCAAATCTAAAGCAGCCAAAGCCGTAGATCATCGTGAACTCGCTCAAACAACTCAAGTTGCTCCGCCACCTGAGAACATGAGTATGGATGATGCCATGGATGAATATATGGCTGATGCAGGTCAATTTTCCTAAATTGTTCTCCCTAATTTTTTAATTTTTATATGTTGGAATATTCATGGATATCTTCGACAATGCTGTGATTTCACAGCATTTAAGTCATGTACGTATCGTCATGGTCAATACTACTCTGCCAGCCAATATTGGTAGTGCTTTGCGTGCGATGAAAACAATGGGACTATCTAAACTGGTCTTAGTTTCACCTAAAACTTATCCGCACCCTGATATTGATGCACTTTCTGCAGGTGCTTCTGATTTGATTGAACAGATCGAAATTGTCGAAACTTTAGAAGATGCGATTAAAGATTGTCACCTTGTTTTTGGTACGAGTGCGCGTAGTCGTACTATTCCTTGGCCATTGCTTGAAGCACGCCCTGCTGCACAAAAAACGATGCAAGCCGTGATTCAAGAACAACAGGAAACTGCGATTGTCTTTGGACGTGAAGACCGTGGACTGACCAATGAAGAACTGGCATTGGCAAATTATCATGTCACCATTCCTGTCAATAGCGATTATGGCGTTTTGAATGTTGCACAGGCAATTCAAGTCATTTGCTATGAAATGCGTATGGCAACACTAGAATTAGCAGATAAACAAGTCGATACCGAAGCTATGATGCATGTGACTGATGCTGATGATATGCATTGGGACGAGCCTTTGGTGACCCATGAGCAAATGGAGCAATTCTACCCACATTTTGAAAAAATGTTGGCTGAAATCGAATTTATGGATCCAAAAAATCCAAGATTATTACCTTTGCGCTTGCGTCGACTTTTTGGACGTATACAATTAGATAAGATGGAATATCATTTATTAAGAGGCGTGTTTAGCCGAGTACAAGCCTTGAATAATGGTACATGGAAAAAGTCAAAAACTGAGGATCAAAACTAATGCTAAAACAGCTTAAAGAAGACATCCAAGCTGTATTTGCGCGTGATCCTGCTGCGCGCAATACCTTTGAAGTACTGACCACCTATCCTGGCATTCATGCACTGATGATGCATAGAGTCGCACACGAACTATGGGTAAAGGATTGTAAAACTTCAGCACGAATCCTGTCTTCTTTCAGTCGTTTTACTACGGGTATTGAAATCCATCCTGGTGCGAAAATCGGTAAACGTTTTTTTATCGACCATGGCATGGGCGTTGTGATTGGTGAAACCGCCGAAATTGGCGATGATGTGACCTTATACCATGGTGTCACTTTAGGTGGCACAACGTGGAATACGGGAAAGCGACATCCAACATTGGCTGATGGTGTTGTCGTTGGCGCGGGTGCAAAGATTCTTGGTCCTTTTATCGTGGGTAAAAATGCCAAAGTCGGTTCAAATGCGGTCGTGACCAAAGCTGTCCCAGAAGGTGCAACAGCTGTTGGTAACCCTGCCCGCTTTATCATTAAAGATAAAGATAGCAAGCCAAGTGCTGTACAAGAAGCACCGTGTCCAGAAAAAGCGATTGACAGTTTAAATCCAAATCCTGAATTTCAGGCTTATGCTGCAACGCAAGAACAAACTGATCCAATGCTCGAAGGCATGCGTGTCCTACTTAATCGCCTAGAACAAAATGAAAAGCGCATGAATGATTTATGTCATCGTTTATCACAGCTTGATCCTAGTTTTCATGTACAACAAAACTTAGAACAACCATTAAGTGATGAAGAAATCAAAATCATTGATGATGTTCGTCGTGAATGTGAAGCGCAAAAGCAACAATCTAAGACCTAAAAGCACAGTTTTTATGGTATGAAGTTATTGCTAAATAACTTCATACTTTTCAACATATAATTATTTTTCTGATCAAAATAAAAAACAATAAAAATCTGAGTATTTTTTCAAATCTGAGTTATCAATTTTCAATCTTTATGTATTATTTTTAATAACATAATGCTTTTAAAGTTGCATGTTCCAGTCCGTTTTCATAGACTGATGCACATGTAAATTTTTTAATATAAATTTAATGGAAGATCCTCATGACGATTAAGCCTTTGGCATACGCATTACTTGCAACTTCTGTACTGACAGCGTGTTCAACAACTCCAACGAAGCATGAAAATAAAATTGCTGCAAATGAACCTTTTATTTACACTGAGCCAGAAATTTCACCACCATTCTACGCACTGAATCCATTTGATTATACTAAGCCACCAGTATTTGAATTAGAATTAAAAAAAGCAGCAGCAGCCCCTGTAAACAAACTTGAAGTAACTGACCCTGCTAACCCAACTAAAAAGCTTATTTTAGATACTAACAAACTGATCATTCCAACTGTAAATAATACTCAGCGCACCATGAAGTATGCTGTGCTTGCAGGTGAAAATGAAATCGACATCACTGCAATTGATGACTTCTTACAAATGGTGGAAGGTAAAGCGCGCCATTACCCACCCCAATTTTCTGATCGCAAAGAAAAAAGTGGTTTTGTATCAAAATTAAAAGAAGTATCTACACAGCTTGACCAATTAGCAGCTGCACCAAATGCATCATTTGATGTTCTTATTCGTGCATTTAAAGCGAGTATTCTAGGTCGTAACTTGGATTTGGGTTCATCATATACCACCAAATCTCTTGATTACGCACAACGTATTCTCAAAATCAATAAAGAAGATCCAGAAGCTAACTTATGGTTTGGCTTTTCTTTATCTGAAGGTGGTGGTCAAAAAGAAGCACTACCATATTTAGATAAAGCAATGAAAGCGGGTGTCCAAGAAGCTTATTTATCTTCTGTGAATAATTATTTAGGTATGGAACAGAAGAAAAATGCAGTGCAAATGCTAAAAAATTATAAAGTAAAATACCCAGAAGAAGCTTCTGTTGTCGATCGCTTGATTCCTGAAGTTGAAAAACAAGGACGCTATAATGTATGGCAAACACTGAAGAATCCAGCTCTCGCGAAGTAATAAGTTAAAATGGCAATTTAGAATTTAAAAAATAGACTGATCATTCAGTCTATTTTTTTTGATTTCAAATTGAATTTAAACAAAATTGTCGTATTATTCAGAAATAGCTTGAACCAGTTAATGATTATGCAAAACTCTAAAAAAAATATTTTGCTCTATGCTTTAGCCTTCAGTCCCCTGTTTTTTTCTGGATGCCAAGTAGTTAGCGTAAAAAATCAAAAAGTAAATGTCACAATTGCCAATGAACGTGACAGTATTTTAACGCGTTCTAAAATGAGTGAAGCCAGTTTAAATGTCCTCTCAATGACAGGACGTGAAGCCAAGTCTTGTGCTGAAGAACCTGAAAAATGTGTTGCTGATTTAGAAAAAATTCCGCAAATTCAGGACGAACAGCTCCTCTCTACAATTAGTGAAATCTATTTAACCAAAGCGATTTCATTAGGTGACTCATCCAACTGTAAAATTAGTCTATTTGCAAAGCATCAGTCTGAAGAAAAACAAAAAATTAATCAGCAAAATTACGATCAATGTTTAGATCAACAAATGGCGATGCTAGACAAAAGTATCCGTTATAGTTATGCCTATTTATTTAATACTGAGCGTCAACCACAAGATCGTATTTTCAATAATAGACAAGTCCAAATTCGAGATTTTTACAATCAGTCTTTGGCAAAAATGATTACTACCTATTCATTACGCCATAAAAATCAAAAAGTTTCGAAACAGATTCAAATTGGTGAAAGTCGCTATAGCATCAACTTTGATGGTTATCCGCAATTAGCTCAGTTAGATATTGAAAATTTACTCTCAAGTTATAATCTCAACTTTTCAGGCTTACGCTCCATCAACCGTCGAGATGGTTTCGGTGCTGAGTTTGTCGCCATCCTACCCGAAACTAAAAAATCAGAAGAAAATAAATATATTGTTGATCCTGAACATTATGCTTATAAAGGTGGTGTGAATCCAAATATCCACCAACCACGCTATTTATCTGTCAGCATTGCTGCTCAACCTCAATCCTCTGAAAGTATACAAAGCATCTTGCATGACCCAAATTTTCAGTTGAAAGTTTATGACCCGTATAGCATTGAAAAAGTCAAAGTCGGTGGTAAAGAATATCCTCTTGCAGCTAATTTCTCTGCCCCCTACGGTTTGTGGTTGGCTGAAAATAATCTAGGGATCGCAGCTTATCTCAGCTTAATCGACCGCGATCAGCGTTTAACCATGCCACATTTATACATGCTTGAACCTTATAACCCAAATAAAAAAGTGATTGTATTGGTTCATGGTTTGGCGAGTAGCCCTGAAGCGTGGATTCGTTTAACCAATGATATTATGGGCGATAATGTACTGCGCGAAAACTATCAAGTTTGGCAAGTATTCTATTCAACCAATATGCCGATTTTAGAAAGCCGTTTCCAAATTAATGCCATTATCAATCAAACTTTTAAAACTATTGATCCAAATTCCTCTTCTGCAAAAGACTCTGTTTTGATTGGACATAGTATGGGGGGAATTATTGCACGGCTATTGGTTAGCGATTCTGATTTAACTCAACCTGCTTTAAAGATGTTAAATAATCGGAAATACGATAAGTTTAAAAATGATCATATTTTCCAAGCACGTTTACAGATGAAACCTGTACCAAACTTTGACCGTGCTATTTTTATTTCAGCACCACATCGTGGCACAGCTTTTGCGGATCGTTGGTTTACCCTAGCTGCTCGTCGGATTATTAAACTTCCAGGTGCGTTCTTAGGAGCTTTAGCAGATTCGATAGATGACCGTGATTTGAATGCGAAAAACTTCTTAAAAGATGTTGGGCATGGTTTGATTCAAAATGGACCAAGTGATCTGAGCCATAATTCTAAATTCACCCTATTAACCAAAGATGTAATGCCTAAAAAAGGCATGATTTATCATTCAATTATGGGGAATGTTACAGATAGCTCTGATCCAAATGTCATGACGGATGGCATCGTGCCATATACCAGTTCACATTTAGATGGTGCCGTTTCTGAAAAAGTACTGAAAGGTGGACATTCCATTCAAGAAACTCCTGAAGCCGTACTCGAACTTCGCCGTATTTTAAGATTACATTTAACGGAACACGGTTTATACAAGCCTTAAATTCTAGTTGAGTCAAAAATGCCAGCTTAATCACAGCTGGCATTTTTATAAACCCTAAACTATCAAATGATGTGCTTACATTTCAATAGGCTATGCTTTTTTGGGCGTAGCATTGATCACCAAGAAAATGCCTGCCAATACGATGAGTGTTGAAACAATCATCCGTAGACTTATACTTTCCCCGACAAATAATGAACCGCCTAAAATTGCCAAACACGGAACACTGAGTTGCACGGTACTTGCTGTAATACTGTCAATTTTACGGACAATCGCATACCACAGGACATACGCTCCACTAGATGCCAAGCCACCAGAAAGCATTGCAAACATGACACCATGTATATCTAGGTTGATATTTTCAATAAAAAATAACCCCATCACAATCACGATCGGTACTGCAAGTACAAAGTTTGTAAAGGTACTCGCCAAAGGGTTGGTAATCTGTTTTCCACTGATGCTATAGCAAGCCCAAGCAATGCCAGAAACAATCATCAGCAATGCAGAATTAAAAGGTGGTGCTTTTGAATTTGGTAATAGTAAAATCACAATCCCAGCCAAAGCAAGAATCAGCCCCAAGAGGCGTTTAAAATTAAGTTTTTCGCCATGAAAAACGCCGTATAACACCATACTCAGTTGTACGATACCAAATAAAAGTAATGCGCCTGTACCCGCTTCGATATGTATATATGCCAATGAAAATGCTAGTACATAAACAGCAAGGAAAAATGCTTGCTTGATGTTCCATTTCAGAGGAACTCTTTCTTTAGAAAGCAGAAATAAAAACAATAACGTGACTGCACCACTCGTTACCCGAACCACACTAAATGACACAGGATCAATTGAAGTATTGACTAAAGCGAGACGGCATAGGACTGAATTTGCAGCAAAAGCCAACATGGCAATACACAAACGTAGCAGCATAGTTGAGCATCCATTTTCAACAATGTAGACCTATGTATATAAAAAAATTACTTATTAAGCTATAAGTAATTTTTTAT containing:
- a CDS encoding DUF3336 domain-containing protein, which produces MLLELTQDLNPHQAYRIKKLKRNLAHAECYEEWKSIALKLDSETGAQEWKLDNSSPYFDAEIISHRLNLLRRYRQQGRTQDLMYILREGFSHDVANIGHPMLFAHAYVGTKKLIEDYIDEVSKSLAFIASESCQELCLDSKKSFFENCEKAYGQPALMFSGGATLGLFHSGVCKALMEQDLMPKVLSGSSAGAIMTAMLGVNEPSEIPNLLTGDQFYSEAFHFRSVKELLKGNGGFADVRYLKKFLVENLGDVTFAEAFEKSGLDINVTVAPYDISQEDARIMNKYTSPDLLVWSAVLASCAVPILFPPVRLTSKRYDGLHTPYLANTRWVDGSVRNDFPQERMSRLYNLNYTIASQVNPHIVPFMQDDEDRYRKDLLSWPQRIVRSQGKMATMGVMDFARGRMGRVPTIRRLLDHGYGVVDQRYYGDVNIIGNYSLRHYSYMLQNPRPHLFKLLQREGERATWPKISNIETHARIGKTIQHCLEVLNFPTEKKTSTTQLSEA
- a CDS encoding ATP-binding protein produces the protein MATIDLPDNIIAQLSTVLSQLQQVLPEPKQPTDFEAIAFRWHEKQLKAIYNPKAVLLEDLKGIERQTAKIIQNTEQFLNGLPANDILLTGSRGTGKSSIVRSLLTKYADQGLRLIEIERDDLSELPEIQKIIKDRPEKFIVYCDDLAFNAEDENYRSLKSVLDGSLQSGSSNFVIYATSNRRHLLPEFMHENTPVTKVDVPQYKELHPQEAIEEKISLSDRFGLWLSFYPMDQQLYLEIVEHYLAKENISFTDEVRAEALRWCQARGQRSGRAAYQFSKHWIGSERLKAFIIVTP
- the dnaE gene encoding DNA polymerase III subunit alpha, which translates into the protein MQFVHLGIHTEFSITESIVRIPDLIKAAASDEMPALAITDLSNLHAAVKFYNKAMGKGIKPIFGSVIRLNDANHKATLLAMTNKGWRGLTEIVSRGFIEGQQLSIPCIQKDWVLEQSQDIIVLLGLHSDVGEMLLSAYPEKAEPLLEEWIEKFGNRVYLALTRTGRPQEESFNIEAVKLASKYGIGVVAHNDVHFITAEDFEAHEARVCIADGYVLGDDKRPKNYSPEQYFKTSAEMTELFADIPSAIENTLEIAKRCTVSLRLGFHDLPDYPIPEGHTIHSYFEHLSEVGLEERLDVLYPVEKRDEDWAEIRKPYDERLAYELGIINKMDFPGYFLIVMDFIGWSKNNGVPVGPGRGSGAGSLVAYSLKITDLDPLRYDLLFERFLNPERVSMPDFDVDFCIAGRDKVIDYVARHYGRDAVSQIATFGTMAAKGAIRDVARVLGKSYGLADRISKMIPTKPLGLSLEESLEAEPQLKDIVTNPSNPDNDDAAEIWEMALKLEGITRNTGKHAGGVVIAPTKITDYSAVLCEADGTGRVAQFDKDDVEAAGLVKFDFLGLRNLTVIEDAVQNINKRVKSETPLDIAHIPLDDPESYAVFADANTTAVFQFESVGMKKMLKEARPSKFEEIIAFVSLYRPGPMDLIPDFIHRMHGGEFEYLHPLLESVLEPTYGIMVYQEQVMQAAQFCAGYTLGGADLLRRAMGKKKVEEMVKQRATFIEGAAKKDIDEGTANHIFDYMEKFAGYGFNKSHAAAYALVAYQTAWLKAHYPSEFMAAVMSSEMQNTDNIVFLIDDCRINNLKVLPPSVNMSFYQFHASDAETIIYGLGAIKGVGEAAMQSVIDSREQDGEFKDLFDFCHRIDLKKINKRTLEALIRAGALDCLGIERSSLMAQLPEAVQAAEQARSNRETGIMDLFGEVEEVQRKPAKPVKPWSDEVRLKGEKDTLGLYLTGHPIDVYRAELKAFIPHKINELTPTRRGVTTVFAGLVVDVANFPNRMMITLDDGTARIEVSANHERFQRFKDIIQNEKVVVIEGEIYEREGFDRPMGRLTKAFTLNEIRQKRVNHIELKLQPEVISKTLVSDLQKILLPFCNVDMCQHIPMQILMDYDYATADLHLGQQWKVAPLDDLLSKLRDYFGKESIHLEYHVKSKAAKAVDHRELAQTTQVAPPPENMSMDDAMDEYMADAGQFS
- a CDS encoding RNA methyltransferase, with protein sequence MDIFDNAVISQHLSHVRIVMVNTTLPANIGSALRAMKTMGLSKLVLVSPKTYPHPDIDALSAGASDLIEQIEIVETLEDAIKDCHLVFGTSARSRTIPWPLLEARPAAQKTMQAVIQEQQETAIVFGREDRGLTNEELALANYHVTIPVNSDYGVLNVAQAIQVICYEMRMATLELADKQVDTEAMMHVTDADDMHWDEPLVTHEQMEQFYPHFEKMLAEIEFMDPKNPRLLPLRLRRLFGRIQLDKMEYHLLRGVFSRVQALNNGTWKKSKTEDQN
- the cysE gene encoding serine O-acetyltransferase, which encodes MLKQLKEDIQAVFARDPAARNTFEVLTTYPGIHALMMHRVAHELWVKDCKTSARILSSFSRFTTGIEIHPGAKIGKRFFIDHGMGVVIGETAEIGDDVTLYHGVTLGGTTWNTGKRHPTLADGVVVGAGAKILGPFIVGKNAKVGSNAVVTKAVPEGATAVGNPARFIIKDKDSKPSAVQEAPCPEKAIDSLNPNPEFQAYAATQEQTDPMLEGMRVLLNRLEQNEKRMNDLCHRLSQLDPSFHVQQNLEQPLSDEEIKIIDDVRRECEAQKQQSKT
- a CDS encoding ABUW_2363 family tetratricopeptide repeat lipoprotein; the protein is MTIKPLAYALLATSVLTACSTTPTKHENKIAANEPFIYTEPEISPPFYALNPFDYTKPPVFELELKKAAAAPVNKLEVTDPANPTKKLILDTNKLIIPTVNNTQRTMKYAVLAGENEIDITAIDDFLQMVEGKARHYPPQFSDRKEKSGFVSKLKEVSTQLDQLAAAPNASFDVLIRAFKASILGRNLDLGSSYTTKSLDYAQRILKINKEDPEANLWFGFSLSEGGGQKEALPYLDKAMKAGVQEAYLSSVNNYLGMEQKKNAVQMLKNYKVKYPEEASVVDRLIPEVEKQGRYNVWQTLKNPALAK
- a CDS encoding lipase family alpha/beta hydrolase → MIMQNSKKNILLYALAFSPLFFSGCQVVSVKNQKVNVTIANERDSILTRSKMSEASLNVLSMTGREAKSCAEEPEKCVADLEKIPQIQDEQLLSTISEIYLTKAISLGDSSNCKISLFAKHQSEEKQKINQQNYDQCLDQQMAMLDKSIRYSYAYLFNTERQPQDRIFNNRQVQIRDFYNQSLAKMITTYSLRHKNQKVSKQIQIGESRYSINFDGYPQLAQLDIENLLSSYNLNFSGLRSINRRDGFGAEFVAILPETKKSEENKYIVDPEHYAYKGGVNPNIHQPRYLSVSIAAQPQSSESIQSILHDPNFQLKVYDPYSIEKVKVGGKEYPLAANFSAPYGLWLAENNLGIAAYLSLIDRDQRLTMPHLYMLEPYNPNKKVIVLVHGLASSPEAWIRLTNDIMGDNVLRENYQVWQVFYSTNMPILESRFQINAIINQTFKTIDPNSSSAKDSVLIGHSMGGIIARLLVSDSDLTQPALKMLNNRKYDKFKNDHIFQARLQMKPVPNFDRAIFISAPHRGTAFADRWFTLAARRIIKLPGAFLGALADSIDDRDLNAKNFLKDVGHGLIQNGPSDLSHNSKFTLLTKDVMPKKGMIYHSIMGNVTDSSDPNVMTDGIVPYTSSHLDGAVSEKVLKGGHSIQETPEAVLELRRILRLHLTEHGLYKP